One Callospermophilus lateralis isolate mCalLat2 chromosome 6, mCalLat2.hap1, whole genome shotgun sequence genomic region harbors:
- the LOC143400859 gene encoding olfactory receptor 2B6-like: MALINNSHPDDFILLGFADRPWLEFPIFVILLITYPMAMMGNIAIILVCKIDARLHSPMYFFLTNLSFLDMCYTTSIVPQMLFNLGSSKKTISYVGCAFQLYLFSTMGATECLLLAVMSFDRYVAICRPLHYTLIMNQHICILLISITWLCGLTYAISEATLTLQLPLCGTNKLDHLLCEIPVLIKTACGEKEANELALSVACIFIIAVPLCLILASYAIIAHSILKIKCSEGREKAFGTCSSHLIVVFLFYGPAISMYLQPTSSISRDQPKFMALFYGVMIPTINPFIYTLRNKDVKGALGNMGRSIFCSK, translated from the coding sequence ATGGCACTAATTAACAATAGCCACCCTGATGATTTTATTCTACTAGGCTTTGCTGACCGTCCTTGGCTAGAGTTTCCAATATTTGTTATTCTTCTCATAACATACCCCATGGCCATGATGGGAAACATCGCCATCATTCTGGTGTGCAAGATAGATGCCCGTCTGCACAGCCCCATGTATTTCTTCCTCACCAACCTTTCCTTTTTGGACATGTGTTACACCACCAGCATTGTGCCTCAGATGCTATTTAACCTAGGAAGCTCTAAGAAGACCATCAGCTATGTGGGGTGTGCATTTCAGCTTTATTTATTCAGCACAATGGGAGCCACTGAATGTCTTCTCTTGGCTGTCATGTCTTTTGATCGCTATGTAGCCATTTGCAGACCTCTGCACTACACCCTCATCATGAATCAGCACATCTGCATCTTATTAATATCCATTACATGGCTATGTGGACTGACCTATGCTATCTCAGAAGCCACACTTACATTACAATTGCCACTGTGTGGCACCAATAAACTGGATCACTTGTTGTGTGAGATTCCAGTTCTGATAAAGACTGCCTGTGGGGAAAAGGAGGCTAATGAACTTGCACTCTCTGTGGCCTGCATTTTTATAATAGCTGTTCCTCTATGCTTAATTCTTGCCTCCTATGCTATCATTGCTCATTCCATACTTAAGATTAAATGTTCTgaggggagggaaaaggccttTGGAACATGTTCCTctcatctcattgtagttttcttATTTTATGGTCCAGCCATTAGCATGTACCTTCAGCCCACCTCTTCCATTTCAAGAGACCAGCCCAAGTTCATGGCTCTCTTCTATGGAGTGATGATTCCTACAATCAACCCCTTTATCTACACCCTGAGGAATAAGGATGTCAAGGGGGCACTAGGCAATATGGGAAGGAGCATTTTTTGTTCCAAGTGA